A portion of the Patescibacteria group bacterium genome contains these proteins:
- the rplT gene encoding 50S ribosomal protein L20 has product MPRVKTGTKRVRRHKKVLSATKGYKGTRSKLFKRANEAYVRAGEHAFAGRRIKRRDLRSLWILRIGAALKPFDLKYSAFIALLSKEKVLLNRKVLSEMATNYPQVFEQVVKKVNLTK; this is encoded by the coding sequence ATGCCCAGAGTAAAAACAGGTACAAAAAGAGTCAGGAGACACAAAAAGGTACTTTCCGCAACCAAGGGTTATAAAGGAACCCGATCTAAGTTATTTAAAAGAGCCAACGAAGCGTATGTTAGAGCCGGAGAACATGCTTTTGCAGGAAGAAGAATAAAAAGACGCGATTTGCGATCCTTGTGGATTCTAAGAATTGGCGCGGCGCTGAAACCATTCGACCTTAAATACAGCGCATTTATCGCTTTGCTTTCTAAAGAAAAGGTTCTCTTAAACAGAAAGGTTTTGTCCGAGATGGCAACAAATTACCCTCAAGTCTTTGAGCAAGTAGTAAAAAAAGTTAATCTTACGAAATAA
- a CDS encoding phenylalanine--tRNA ligase subunit beta: MNILYPYSWIKEFLKIDLDEKEFAQEMSLCSSSVEKIIQATDKDKIFDVEITSNRPDLIGIRGFAREAFVVTKKFGHNPTLKITNGEEIKLNSNEKVALEINLDKNLCAKFCAIVLDNIKISNSPELIKNRLEKCGVRSLNNIVDITNYIMLEFGQPMHAFDFDKIGKNNNGEAIMNLRASRDKETITTLDGQKRILPAGAIVIEDNKSIYDLAGIMGGKSSEIDNNTKRIILFSQIYDKTAIRKANMQLNHRTMAAQIFERGVDYKGALPALFKAMDLCQKYANASVISKIYDIDNVSQPIKTITTKLEKLSIYLGEKIDPENILKVLNDLQIKSTLKDNQTIVSTIPSFRYEDLNCEEDIIEEYARIKGYFSLFPKLPKSNLKISYLDKKFEIEQNLRNILVSCGYTEVYTYSLVPTIQNDNQPYLKIKNPLTEDKRYLRNESLLPSLQEVINSNKGRFDEIKIFEIANIYNPQEEMHLAISSYNSKADQKDTFRKVKGVAEEILKSLSNPNKAEISNLQETFSFEISLKEIKLEPTKYRSFDDTIPIKEMVSFIDSRGLSYENIEEFFKGIKLPHNIKFAFELSDTFQDDKLKQENKTSCTFSIFYTKDNCQLSNEDIKESRGLIISKLEKDLEVVVRR; encoded by the coding sequence ATGAATATTTTATACCCTTATTCTTGGATAAAAGAATTTTTAAAAATAGACCTTGACGAGAAAGAATTTGCCCAAGAAATGTCTCTTTGCTCATCTAGCGTAGAAAAGATTATTCAAGCAACAGACAAAGATAAAATATTTGATGTTGAGATAACCTCCAACAGACCAGATCTAATAGGAATAAGGGGGTTTGCCCGCGAGGCATTCGTTGTGACCAAAAAATTTGGACATAACCCTACACTAAAAATTACAAACGGTGAGGAGATTAAACTAAATTCGAACGAAAAAGTTGCTTTAGAGATAAATTTAGACAAGAACCTTTGCGCCAAGTTCTGTGCCATTGTTTTGGATAATATAAAAATTTCCAATTCCCCCGAATTAATAAAAAACAGGCTGGAAAAATGCGGGGTTAGATCCCTAAACAACATTGTCGATATCACAAATTATATTATGCTGGAATTTGGACAACCAATGCATGCTTTTGATTTTGACAAAATTGGCAAAAACAACAACGGGGAAGCGATAATGAATCTTAGGGCATCTCGCGATAAAGAAACAATAACAACGCTAGATGGGCAAAAAAGGATACTACCCGCTGGAGCTATCGTCATCGAGGATAATAAAAGTATTTATGATCTAGCCGGAATTATGGGTGGAAAATCCAGCGAAATTGATAACAACACCAAAAGAATAATTCTTTTTTCTCAAATTTACGACAAGACAGCAATCCGAAAAGCTAATATGCAATTAAACCATAGAACTATGGCAGCCCAAATTTTTGAGAGAGGAGTAGATTACAAAGGGGCGCTACCGGCATTATTTAAGGCGATGGACCTTTGTCAAAAATATGCCAACGCATCTGTGATTTCCAAAATTTATGATATTGACAATGTTTCCCAACCAATAAAAACGATCACAACAAAATTAGAAAAGCTTAGTATCTATCTTGGAGAAAAAATAGATCCCGAAAATATTCTTAAAGTCCTAAATGATCTCCAAATTAAAAGTACTCTAAAAGACAACCAAACGATTGTTTCCACAATTCCATCTTTTAGATATGAAGATCTAAACTGCGAAGAAGATATTATAGAAGAGTACGCCAGAATAAAAGGCTATTTTAGTCTTTTTCCTAAACTTCCAAAATCCAATCTAAAAATATCCTATCTAGATAAAAAATTTGAAATTGAGCAGAACTTAAGAAATATTTTAGTATCTTGTGGATATACCGAAGTTTACACCTATTCTCTCGTACCAACTATTCAAAATGACAACCAACCATATTTAAAAATTAAGAACCCGCTAACAGAGGATAAAAGATATTTAAGGAATGAAAGTCTTTTACCCTCATTGCAAGAAGTAATTAATTCTAATAAAGGCAGATTTGATGAGATTAAAATCTTTGAAATTGCAAATATTTATAATCCCCAAGAAGAAATGCACCTGGCTATATCAAGCTATAACTCAAAAGCGGATCAAAAAGATACCTTCCGTAAAGTAAAAGGCGTTGCTGAAGAGATCTTAAAATCATTAAGTAACCCAAATAAAGCAGAAATATCGAACCTCCAAGAAACATTCTCTTTTGAGATATCTCTCAAAGAGATTAAGTTAGAACCAACTAAATATAGATCGTTTGACGATACAATTCCCATAAAGGAAATGGTTTCTTTTATCGACTCTCGCGGTCTTTCGTATGAGAATATCGAAGAATTTTTTAAGGGAATTAAATTACCCCACAACATTAAATTCGCTTTTGAACTTAGTGATACATTTCAGGATGATAAACTAAAACAGGAGAACAAAACCTCTTGTACCTTTAGTATTTTTTATACCAAGGATAATTGCCAATTAAGTAACGAAGATATAAAAGAATCAAGAGGGTTAATAATAAGTAAGCTAGAAAAAGATTTAGAGGTGGTAGTAAGGAGGTAG
- the pheS gene encoding phenylalanine--tRNA ligase subunit alpha has product MLPKLLKIKEDFDKDSKNCLVVADIEVLDNKYLGRSGVLKKVTSSLLNLTPKEKKSFGIQFNELKGYLEDKVKEKKKTFLQSSSSSFDYTIPSIKLQLGSTNILTQTIEEITSIFKFLGYTRKRYPEVDTEYHAFESLNMPKQHPARDEWETFFVEGEGNLVLTPHTSNAQVREMESQEPPIRLLNIAKCYRRQEDVSHTQMFHQFEGVLVDENISINNLIGTLDFFVKNYFGEKRKTRLRPYHFQFTEPSFEVDINCSVCLGKGCGVCKEGWLELGGAGMIHPSVLKYGKVDPKYNGFAFGWGVERVAMMKHNIPDCRMFYKNDLRFLNQF; this is encoded by the coding sequence ATGCTCCCAAAACTTCTAAAGATTAAAGAAGATTTTGATAAAGATAGCAAAAATTGCCTCGTTGTGGCGGATATTGAGGTGCTGGATAACAAATATCTAGGAAGATCCGGAGTTTTAAAAAAAGTTACTTCCTCTTTGTTAAACCTAACTCCAAAAGAAAAAAAATCTTTCGGTATCCAATTTAACGAGCTAAAAGGCTATCTTGAAGATAAAGTCAAAGAAAAGAAAAAAACCTTTTTACAATCTTCCTCGAGTTCGTTTGATTACACAATTCCATCTATAAAGCTCCAGTTAGGGAGCACTAATATTCTAACTCAAACAATTGAGGAGATAACAAGTATTTTTAAATTTTTGGGTTACACGCGCAAAAGATATCCTGAAGTGGATACCGAGTATCACGCTTTTGAATCATTAAATATGCCAAAACAACACCCAGCGCGAGATGAGTGGGAAACATTTTTTGTGGAGGGGGAAGGTAATCTTGTATTAACACCACATACTAGTAATGCTCAAGTTAGAGAAATGGAATCGCAAGAACCGCCAATAAGACTTTTAAATATTGCCAAGTGCTATCGAAGACAAGAGGATGTCTCTCACACTCAAATGTTTCATCAGTTTGAGGGGGTACTCGTGGACGAGAACATTTCAATCAACAATCTAATCGGAACTCTAGATTTTTTTGTTAAAAATTATTTTGGAGAAAAAAGAAAAACAAGATTGAGGCCCTATCATTTCCAGTTTACCGAGCCTTCTTTTGAAGTAGATATTAATTGTAGCGTCTGCCTGGGAAAGGGTTGTGGTGTTTGCAAAGAAGGTTGGTTAGAGCTTGGCGGGGCGGGGATGATCCATCCTAGCGTTTTAAAATATGGAAAAGTGGATCCAAAATACAACGGTTTTGCTTTTGGCTGGGGTGTTGAAAGAGTTGCTATGATGAAGCATAACATCCCCGACTGCCGTATGTTTTACAAAAACGATTTGAGGTTTTTAAATCAATTTTAA
- a CDS encoding PBP1A family penicillin-binding protein: MKKVIKRPIKKLESTRLVAIATSLVTFLLVGSIFGIVVFTYLSKDLPSPNELTERPIELSTKIYDRNGVLLYDVYNLKNRTIVSLDKVSSYVVQATLATEDAEFYRHHGFDILAYVRAARNILLRRGLQGGSTLTQQLVKNALLTNERTVVRKVKELVLTLQIEKKYSKDQILQMYLNEAPYGSTAWGVESASELFFGKPASQLDLAESALIAGLPQSPTTYSPINNPVVAIKRQQYVLKLMKEKGWINSKSEREYISSEDYDGALKKELVFASGQAVLKAPHFVMYVRSKLIDSFGADLVETGGLKVTTTLDYKFQEKAQEILTDEVAKEAYLKVGNASLIALNSKTGEIIGMVGSKDFFNSKEDGQVNVSLSLRQPGSAIKPITYATALKMGYTASFPIIDAQTDFNEDPEAKEYIPSNYDGVFRGTIQLRYALAQSVNVPAVKVLKLVGINNMVKTANAMGISTLTYDPKYYGLALTLGGGEIKLIELTASYTVFANSGTYNFPYGIEKVEDNKGNVLFSHRAEPEKVLDPEVAFIISNILSDNDARAPVFGYGSYLNIAKHTVAVKTGTTNDKKDNWTIGFTPSITVGVWAGNNDGSSMNEIASGVTGAAPVWNRVISDYLKDLPDEKFFQPETVVRAEVGSITGFKPYLELEKPRMEYFIKGTEPQGYSPWVTVLEICRKDDKLANDACKKDDKSEMRAFLKLKAEFPQWQDAVDHWVEDVVDKDSDKYSLYDIPTKESDYGD; this comes from the coding sequence ATGAAAAAGGTAATAAAAAGGCCCATTAAAAAGTTGGAATCTACCCGACTGGTTGCCATAGCTACTTCTCTCGTAACCTTTCTTTTAGTTGGATCCATTTTTGGTATTGTGGTCTTTACTTATTTAAGCAAAGATCTGCCCTCTCCTAACGAGCTTACTGAACGACCGATTGAATTATCCACCAAAATATACGATCGCAATGGTGTGCTTTTATACGATGTCTATAATTTAAAAAACAGAACTATAGTATCGTTGGACAAAGTGTCTTCCTACGTTGTGCAGGCAACGCTTGCTACGGAAGACGCTGAATTTTATAGACATCACGGTTTTGATATTTTGGCTTATGTTCGCGCTGCAAGAAACATTCTTTTAAGACGGGGGTTACAGGGTGGTTCTACCCTTACGCAACAGCTGGTTAAGAATGCTCTTTTGACCAACGAAAGAACTGTGGTTCGCAAAGTAAAAGAGTTGGTCCTAACACTGCAAATAGAAAAAAAGTACTCCAAAGATCAAATTTTGCAAATGTATCTTAACGAAGCTCCCTATGGCAGTACTGCTTGGGGAGTAGAATCTGCCAGCGAATTATTTTTTGGAAAACCGGCGTCACAGTTGGATTTAGCGGAATCTGCCCTAATTGCGGGTCTTCCTCAAAGCCCAACAACTTACTCCCCAATAAATAATCCCGTCGTTGCCATAAAAAGGCAACAGTATGTGCTAAAACTGATGAAGGAAAAGGGTTGGATTAATTCAAAGAGCGAAAGGGAATACATTTCTTCCGAAGATTATGATGGGGCTTTAAAAAAGGAATTAGTTTTTGCCTCTGGTCAGGCGGTGCTTAAAGCTCCCCATTTTGTTATGTATGTGAGAAGCAAGCTAATTGATTCGTTTGGCGCCGATTTGGTGGAGACGGGGGGTTTAAAAGTTACTACAACCCTAGATTACAAATTTCAGGAAAAGGCTCAAGAAATTCTAACCGATGAGGTTGCCAAAGAGGCGTATCTTAAAGTTGGGAATGCTTCTCTCATCGCTTTAAATTCTAAAACAGGGGAAATAATCGGTATGGTTGGCTCCAAGGATTTTTTTAATTCCAAAGAAGACGGTCAGGTTAATGTGTCCTTGTCTTTGCGCCAGCCTGGTTCCGCCATAAAGCCTATAACATACGCCACCGCCCTAAAAATGGGGTATACAGCGTCATTTCCTATAATTGACGCTCAAACCGACTTTAACGAAGACCCGGAGGCAAAAGAGTATATCCCTAGCAATTACGACGGTGTGTTTCGCGGTACGATTCAGCTTAGATACGCTTTGGCGCAGTCGGTAAATGTTCCCGCGGTAAAAGTTTTAAAACTTGTGGGTATTAACAACATGGTAAAAACTGCCAACGCTATGGGAATATCGACCTTAACTTACGATCCTAAATATTACGGATTAGCTTTAACTTTAGGTGGTGGGGAAATTAAGCTTATCGAGCTTACCGCCTCTTATACGGTCTTTGCCAATAGTGGCACTTATAATTTTCCCTACGGAATAGAAAAAGTTGAGGACAACAAAGGGAATGTTTTGTTTTCGCATCGCGCGGAACCAGAAAAAGTATTAGATCCAGAAGTGGCTTTTATTATTTCTAATATTCTTTCGGATAACGATGCGCGGGCTCCAGTTTTTGGTTATGGATCGTACCTTAATATTGCCAAACATACCGTTGCGGTAAAAACTGGAACCACAAATGACAAGAAGGATAACTGGACAATCGGCTTTACACCTTCGATTACAGTTGGAGTGTGGGCGGGAAATAACGATGGGTCGTCAATGAACGAGATCGCGTCCGGTGTTACCGGAGCGGCTCCCGTGTGGAATAGAGTTATATCGGATTATCTAAAAGATCTGCCGGACGAAAAATTTTTTCAGCCCGAGACTGTTGTAAGAGCGGAAGTAGGAAGTATCACCGGTTTTAAGCCCTATTTGGAATTAGAAAAGCCACGAATGGAGTATTTTATTAAGGGTACGGAACCGCAGGGATATAGTCCTTGGGTTACAGTTTTGGAGATCTGCAGAAAAGATGATAAGCTTGCCAACGATGCCTGTAAAAAGGATGACAAGTCCGAAATGCGGGCTTTTTTAAAACTTAAAGCGGAATTTCCGCAATGGCAAGATGCCGTGGATCATTGGGTTGAGGATGTCGTCGACAAGGATTCTGACAAATATTCTCTGTATGATATTCCCACAAAAGAATCGGATTATGGAGATTAG
- a CDS encoding 50S ribosomal protein L35 encodes MKKSKMKTNKTALKRFKISSKGKLQRRVQGVSHLRRKETSGNSNRKRRLTTVSKGFAKKIIKVLGKH; translated from the coding sequence ATGAAAAAGAGTAAAATGAAAACAAATAAAACAGCCTTAAAGAGATTTAAAATAAGTAGTAAAGGAAAACTACAACGCAGGGTACAGGGTGTTTCACATTTAAGACGAAAAGAAACATCTGGCAATTCCAACCGTAAGAGAAGACTAACAACGGTATCCAAGGGTTTCGCTAAAAAAATTATCAAAGTTCTAGGAAAGCATTAA
- the infC gene encoding translation initiation factor IF-3 codes for MKRYTINNFIRVPQVQVIGNKGENLGVLETPVALSKAKEEGLDLILVAEKATPPVAKIIDFKKFLYDEKHKESKGKSKGGGELKEFKLSPRIGEGDIAFRIKRAREFVLEDKNKVKFTVQFKGREVTYPDFGKQKLERVIAELIDITDIDEELKLKGNQMTLTLRPKK; via the coding sequence TTGAAAAGATACACTATAAACAATTTTATCAGAGTACCGCAGGTTCAAGTTATTGGTAACAAAGGAGAAAATTTAGGCGTTCTAGAGACACCCGTCGCCTTGTCCAAAGCTAAAGAAGAGGGGTTGGATCTAATTTTGGTTGCCGAAAAGGCAACTCCTCCCGTTGCCAAAATTATTGACTTTAAAAAGTTTTTATACGACGAAAAGCATAAAGAGTCTAAAGGAAAAAGCAAAGGAGGAGGAGAGCTAAAAGAATTTAAGCTTAGCCCCAGAATTGGAGAAGGTGATATAGCATTTAGAATTAAAAGAGCGCGGGAATTTGTTCTAGAAGATAAAAACAAAGTTAAATTTACTGTACAATTTAAGGGACGAGAAGTTACCTACCCCGACTTCGGTAAACAAAAGCTGGAAAGGGTTATAGCGGAACTTATAGACATTACAGATATCGATGAGGAATTAAAATTAAAGGGCAACCAAATGACCTTAACTTTGCGTCCCAAGAAATGA